The window ACCTTTCGGCGATTCACCGTTATTAAAAAATCTTTTACCAGTAAGTAGTTTTTAATATGTACGACTGAGAACTTATTTGAGAACTTATTAAAGCACATTTAAGtgatctataaatattattcgAATATGACATGATTTTAGGCTTCCGGTAAAACAGAAGAGTTATTAAAACCGGCAAACGCGCCATCTAAATTAATGAATGGTCAACAGTATAAGGTTACTGCTGATAATAAGTCTCCGAAAATCAAGGCCAAAGTTGTTACTCCTGCACAATTATCTAAGGTAAAATATCGATGTAATAAGAATGTTTATGTAATTGGAACTTTCTCCGCTCATAACttacatgtatcatatatatGTGTAATGAAATTTTGTAGAAATCAATGTTCGAAGGTCTTGAAGAAGAAGATCCACTCTCGGAAGCATTTCAGCCTCGTCCAAATGCAAAGCGTTTGGTACTACGTCCGAAATCCATATCGAACTCAATAGTTCCATCGCCTACTGAAAGTTCACAAACAGTAGGGAGAAACTTACAATCTTCCGGAAAAGGAGAAGAGAAATCATCTGTAACAAATACATATATTGAAAATACAACTATCGAAACTGTAGATAAAGAAAATCATAGTCAAGATAATAATCGACAATTAGTAAACGATCGAAGATCATCTTTGTCTTGGTTGAAAACGAGCCTTCCACGAAATGCAAAAAATTTAGACGAAGAATCGTACGAGGCTCAACAGTCGCTATTTTCTAGTCCGAACGCATTGTCCGAAGAAATGATAAACAATACTGTTACTGAATTGCGACCTTATGCTAACGCCAATTCATCAAATCAAAAGTGCTCTGAAATTAATACATCTGTGGATACGTCTTTAAAGAATTCATCTCTCGTTGATAAATCATGTACGGACATTGTGACTCAAAACTCTGATTCGAGTCAAGAATTGGACGATAGTTCCTTTTCGACGTTACAAACTTCGAACTGGAAACCAAATGCAGCTAAAGTAACGCTGAAACGCGCTGGTTACTATACAATTCCGCCGCTTGATAAATTAGACGAGTATGTTCGCGGTGAAACGTGTATTGTACCAAACTTCACTGTTGGGCGTGAAGATTATGGGAATGTGTATTTCCCTGAATCGTTTGATATATATGGCTTGAATTTAGACGAAATCGTACATTTTCGTCATAAGGAAGTCATCATTTATCCAGACGATGAGAAGAAACCACCTAGCGGAGAAGGATTAAATCGTAAAGCACAAGTTACTTTAGACCAAGTATGGCCACACGATAAATCTCTACATAAGCCTATTACCGATCCTCGTCGTTTAGCTGCGATGGATTACGAAGAAAAATTACGAAGAGTGTCAGCGAAACATGATACTAGATTCTTAGAGTATCGACCTGAAACAGGTTCATGGGTTTTTAAGGTAGCTTAAATCCCAAACAGTTTTATAATCTTTCTACTCTCATATTTATATTTCTGTCATGGTTATATATCGTTTCAGGTAGATCATTTTTCCAAATATGGCCTAAGCGATTCAGATGAAGAAGATAATAATGTCCCTACAGCGAATGACACGAAAAGATTAAAATTGTGTGCAACTCAGCAAAAATGTGCAACCAAACAGGAGCAATCAAAAGTAGTTTCAGTAAGACTGTTTTACTCGTTAATTACACAAAAATTGGAGTGCCTACACGATCCAaatttttacaatcaatttcTTGTTTTTAATTAGAATAAAGATACTTCCAAGGCCAATGATTTAAAAACAGCGAATACAGACTATTCAGATTTAGATACACGTGGATTTCTCTTGGAAGCAATTATCTCACGCCGATCGTTTAGAACAGGTGCGTgagatgtataactttatattcaaTTCGATTACgaataattctattttatttattgttactaTACTGTACGAAAAATTCTTTTTCTATAGATCAGAATCGTGAAAAACAACTACCGATAAGTCCAACTGGTGAGAATGCTCGCATTTTGGGTACAGACAGTCATAAACTGCAATTAATGAAGGCCAGCTTCTTTGATGGCAGCGACGAAGAGATTAACGAGGCTTATGATCAAGGTAAACTCTGATCATGTTaagattatattattaatttttttatttatataatgatgtttattcttatttaacattggaatattattactattttagAATCGAATCGCGCGTTATTTCTTTCCGATCGTAGAAATTCTTTGCGATGTTTCACCAATACGCCACAAAAATTAGACGAAGATCAAAACTACGAAGCAATTTATAGTCCGATGTTACGATCTAATTTGGCAATTCATCGGACGCCAACTATTGCTTATGAAGAACCGACCCTTTCGAAGACAGGTAATATCAGGTTAATGATGTATGTAAGattaatattttgtacattGTACAAGTTACGAGGGAATCAATTTGTGCTATAGATTCCAAATTGAAACGCTCGATGGACATCGTTGCTAAGACATCAACGATATATGAAAAAGGTTTGCCGGATCCTTCGATAACTCCGGTGACTATAATTCTTCGATGTATTTCTGAAGTAATTCCGTTATCACAATCTATTATACATAAACTAGAATCTCGTTCTGTTGCTGATATTGGTAAGCAGCTTTTATCATATTCGTATTTATTAAGAATTCGtgtaaataatgtaaataattatatgcTATTTCTATGTATTAATTTAGGCATACAAATGGGAAGAAGGTTTAAACCAAGCTGGGGACGTGGTTTAACATTACTTACATTGAGTACGAAGAAACAGGCTGACGATGtacaattaaataattcttttgaACAAATTGGATCTTACGTATGTGGTCGTTCTCCAGAAGATACAACATCCGTTGGGATAGTCCAACGTATACAAATTTTGGGTGGTAGTGGATCCGGCGAAGAACGCATTAAGACATTCAAAGTAAGTTTCATTTTTAAGTACTTACATTATTTAGAATTagacattttaatatttatacttttattttcattctttgTAACATCATTTAAGGAAAGTATAGAAGGTCATCTAAAAATTCAGCTGTCACATCGTGTAATGAATCCAGATGGAGACTGTCTAATTTTTGACGTAGATACAGATATTAATAAGGCGAGCATGGCTTTACACGCACATTGTAGTTTAGCCGAAGAATTTGCAGAACAGTTTGCCACAGATTCCTTTGCTTCCTATGTTGCTAACGTTTGGAAACTCTGTGTAGCTCTGTGGGGAAATTTACCTGATATAAACGTTGCCACGGGTACGTATAATATGTATGTTAATTTATAACTTGAtcgtttaatttttcaaatgtattataattcaaattcaaatataatataatttcttcCTCCATCCCCTCTTTCGTTTATCCTTCCTTCTCTATCTGTAATCTTTCTTCCCCCGcttttttttcatatatttttttgttcCTGATATACGTCTGATATATAAGCAGAAATTATGTAGAATATGTAACGCGCATATTCTTGTCTGTTTcattattttagaaaattcaGAAGACCATAGCGTCGTAATTGCGCGGCGAGAGGCAATCGGGGAATGGTTAAGAAACGTTATACGAAAAACTCTCGTGTTGGAGGATGCGGAtattaattatgaaacaaaGATATTACTTTTACTATCTGGTATGTGTACCTGATAAGTATTGTATgcaattatatagaatttctgtcttcttttcgacttatttttctATCATCGTCTATTTGAAAACGCAGCTTTCGAATTAGAAGAGGCATGTAAAATTGCAAGAGAAATGGGTGATCATTGTTTGGCCTTATTGATGGCGCAACTGTGCAGTGGAATGCCAATAAAGGTATTAACACAGCAGCAAATTGCATTATGGCAAAATGCCGGTGTCGATGAGAACCTCTCGTTAGATCGACTCAAGCTTTTTGCGCTGGTGGCGGGTGAACCACCTAGTAAACATTGCCCAATCAATGTCTGTGAAGGTTTTGACTGGAAGAGAGCGTTAGCTGTTCATTTGTGGTAAACACCATATTTTTATAACATGATACaatcttttttctattttcattaaaatattacaatatacgtatatctatatattatatcgttcgTGTATGGTGAAGGTATTTTTCATCTCCGACTGCCTCTATAAGAGACGTATTGGACATTTACGAGGCCTCCTTTGATACAACCAAGACAAATGACGTTTATACGTCGATACCGAAACCCGAATACAAAGGAAACAATTTCGAACTTGAAATAAATAATGGGAAACCAATATATGATCTCTGTTTTCATCTTTTAAAGTTATTTTGCACTGGCAATCATACGTTGGGTGAATTATTGAATCCAGCAACACATACTGCTGATCCAATGGATTACAGACTCAGGTAATGGATCAATTTCTTTTCTCGCAATTTCAAATTCAGTTTAATTTGTAAtctgaaataatttaatttgatCGCAGTTGGCTGATGCAGCAAGTACTTTTAGCTTTGGGTTATTCACATCTTTCGGAACATGTTGCCATTTTGACACATGTTAATTTTGCGACACAATTAGAAGCGTATGATCTCTGGCATTGGGCTATATTCGTAATGTTACATTTAAAAGATGCCACAAAAAGGAAGACTGCGGTAATGAATTTATTGCAACGACATGTCGAAATAGACGATGCTAGTGATTGTCCTGATTTTATCGAGCGAGAAACGTTTTTACGAGAAGAATTGGGTATACCTTCGATTTGGATTCACCATGCGAAAGCCGTGAAAAGTTACGTAG of the Bombus affinis isolate iyBomAffi1 chromosome 6, iyBomAffi1.2, whole genome shotgun sequence genome contains:
- the LOC126917375 gene encoding nuclear pore complex protein Nup98-Nup96 isoform X2; this encodes MFGQTGNTSFSSFNTPTQSSPFGQSAFGKPITTTSFGSGATPVFGSGNTSLFSSKPAGSTTGGLFGNTTTPPAFTQPSFGGFGTTNTNTNLFGSQQNASTNLFGTNTATSAFGQSNKPAGFGFGTTSGTNLFGQPQQSTQQTTPFGQSSTTGNTNLFGTTPGFGNTNTATTSITGTVVKFSPMITTDSMSKNGISHTISVRHCCIATMKEYESKSYEELRFEDYSVGRKGPSTGIFGAPAQPSPFGNAGAGTSTATTGFGGMSAGFGATTQSGSSGLFGKPISTFGTPSTTTTNNFAFNSTPSTNLFGTNTQNKPFGTAAPTPLFPTSNTNQTAGTGFGGINTGQNTAFGSAFGSTQPNQSLFNQNKSAFNAPSTSSSTGFSTFGQTPMSNTGTPLFCSKSTGTIGFGVNSTFGSTAPSTFGTAPGFTAGQNSGTSLFNTPFKPAGQTSGFSFGSTSTPSSGLGTNTGLMLGSGSTLFGQQKSGGLFGNSGNNAPFNASGSFGSSTFGNNTNVGTGIGTGLLGAGNTTNQVKSSGTVPVHQQILALVSAPFGDSPLLKNLLPASGKTEELLKPANAPSKLMNGQQYKVTADNKSPKIKAKVVTPAQLSKKSMFEGLEEEDPLSEAFQPRPNAKRLVLRPKSISNSIVPSPTESSQTVGRNLQSSGKGEEKSSVTNTYIENTTIETVDKENHSQDNNRQLVNDRRSSLSWLKTSLPRNAKNLDEESYEAQQSLFSSPNALSEEMINNTVTELRPYANANSSNQKCSEINTSVDTSLKNSSLVDKSCTDIVTQNSDSSQELDDSSFSTLQTSNWKPNAAKVTLKRAGYYTIPPLDKLDEYVRGETCIVPNFTVGREDYGNVYFPESFDIYGLNLDEIVHFRHKEVIIYPDDEKKPPSGEGLNRKAQVTLDQVWPHDKSLHKPITDPRRLAAMDYEEKLRRVSAKHDTRFLEYRPETGSWVFKVDHFSKYGLSDSDEEDNNVPTANDTKRLKLCATQQKCATKQEQSKVVSNKDTSKANDLKTANTDYSDLDTRGFLLEAIISRRSFRTDQNREKQLPISPTGENARILGTDSHKLQLMKASFFDGSDEEINEAYDQESNRALFLSDRRNSLRCFTNTPQKLDEDQNYEAIYSPMLRSNLAIHRTPTIAYEEPTLSKTDSKLKRSMDIVAKTSTIYEKGLPDPSITPVTIILRCISEVIPLSQSIIHKLESRSVADIGIQMGRRFKPSWGRGLTLLTLSTKKQADDVQLNNSFEQIGSYVCGRSPEDTTSVGIVQRIQILGGSGSGEERIKTFKESIEGHLKIQLSHRVMNPDGDCLIFDVDTDINKASMALHAHCSLAEEFAEQFATDSFASYVANVWKLCVALWGNLPDINVATENSEDHSVVIARREAIGEWLRNVIRKTLVLEDADINYETKILLLLSAFELEEACKIAREMGDHCLALLMAQLCSGMPIKVLTQQQIALWQNAGVDENLSLDRLKLFALVAGEPPSKHCPINVCEGFDWKRALAVHLWYFSSPTASIRDVLDIYEASFDTTKTNDVYTSIPKPEYKGNNFELEINNGKPIYDLCFHLLKLFCTGNHTLGELLNPATHTADPMDYRLSWLMQQVLLALGYSHLSEHVAILTHVNFATQLEAYDLWHWAIFVMLHLKDATKRKTAVMNLLQRHVEIDDASDCPDFIERETFLREELGIPSIWIHHAKAVKSYVAKRYGKAAFYFIQAEQWNKAHEIIIEYLAADVIINENYDYLRSLLRPLTPLECSSTISGWTYQGQLLWEYMEITMNVESLLRSADPRGISSKLESLKQRLSSLPSKINQFPCLTAKHRLCQAEIAKRTIHLARSLLQLNENKSTSIYQLVSQLPLPEDYAQQELRFVINMCVNEIIY
- the LOC126917375 gene encoding nuclear pore complex protein Nup98-Nup96 isoform X3, producing the protein MFGQTGNTSFSSFNTPTQSSPFGQSAFGKPITTTSFGSGATPVFGSGNTSLFSSKPAGSTTGGLFGNTTTPPAFTQPSFGGFGTTNTNTNLFGSQQNASTNLFGTNTATSAFGQSNKPAGFGFGTTSGTNLFGQPQQSTQQTTPFGQSSTTGNTNLFGTTPGFGNTNTATTSITGTVVKFSPMITTDSMSKNGISHTISVRHCCIATMKEYESKSYEELRFEDYSVGRKGPSTGIFGAPAQPSPFGNAGAGTSTATTGFGGMSAGFGATTQSGSSGLFGKPISTFGTPSTTTTNNFAFNSTPSTNLFGTNTQNKPFGTAPTPLFPTSNTNQTAGTGFGGINTGQNTAFGSAFGSTQPNQSLFNQNKSAFNAPSTSSSTGFSTFGQTPMSNTGTPLFCSKSTGTIGFGVNSTFGSTAPSTFGTAPGFTAGQNSGTSLFNTPFKPAGQTSGFSFGSTSTPSSGLGTNTGLMLGSGSTLFGQQKSGGLFGNSGNNAPFNASGSFGSSTFGNNTNVGTGIGTGLLGAGNTTNQVKSSGTVPVHQQILALVSAPFGDSPLLKNLLPASGKTEELLKPANAPSKLMNGQQYKVTADNKSPKIKAKVVTPAQLSKKSMFEGLEEEDPLSEAFQPRPNAKRLVLRPKSISNSIVPSPTESSQTVGRNLQSSGKGEEKSSVTNTYIENTTIETVDKENHSQDNNRQLVNDRRSSLSWLKTSLPRNAKNLDEESYEAQQSLFSSPNALSEEMINNTVTELRPYANANSSNQKCSEINTSVDTSLKNSSLVDKSCTDIVTQNSDSSQELDDSSFSTLQTSNWKPNAAKVTLKRAGYYTIPPLDKLDEYVRGETCIVPNFTVGREDYGNVYFPESFDIYGLNLDEIVHFRHKEVIIYPDDEKKPPSGEGLNRKAQVTLDQVWPHDKSLHKPITDPRRLAAMDYEEKLRRVSAKHDTRFLEYRPETGSWVFKVDHFSKYGLSDSDEEDNNVPTANDTKRLKLCATQQKCATKQEQSKVVSNKDTSKANDLKTANTDYSDLDTRGFLLEAIISRRSFRTDQNREKQLPISPTGENARILGTDSHKLQLMKASFFDGSDEEINEAYDQESNRALFLSDRRNSLRCFTNTPQKLDEDQNYEAIYSPMLRSNLAIHRTPTIAYEEPTLSKTDSKLKRSMDIVAKTSTIYEKGLPDPSITPVTIILRCISEVIPLSQSIIHKLESRSVADIGIQMGRRFKPSWGRGLTLLTLSTKKQADDVQLNNSFEQIGSYVCGRSPEDTTSVGIVQRIQILGGSGSGEERIKTFKESIEGHLKIQLSHRVMNPDGDCLIFDVDTDINKASMALHAHCSLAEEFAEQFATDSFASYVANVWKLCVALWGNLPDINVATENSEDHSVVIARREAIGEWLRNVIRKTLVLEDADINYETKILLLLSAFELEEACKIAREMGDHCLALLMAQLCSGMPIKVLTQQQIALWQNAGVDENLSLDRLKLFALVAGEPPSKHCPINVCEGFDWKRALAVHLWYFSSPTASIRDVLDIYEASFDTTKTNDVYTSIPKPEYKGNNFELEINNGKPIYDLCFHLLKLFCTGNHTLGELLNPATHTADPMDYRLSWLMQQVLLALGYSHLSEHVAILTHVNFATQLEAYDLWHWAIFVMLHLKDATKRKTAVMNLLQRHVEIDDASDCPDFIERETFLREELGIPSIWIHHAKAVKSYVAKRYGKAAFYFIQAEQWNKAHEIIIEYLAADVIINENYDYLRSLLRPLTPLECSSTISGWTYQGQLLWEYMEITMNVESLLRSADPRGISSKLESLKQRLSSLPSKINQFPCLTAKHRLCQAEIAKRTIHLARSLLQLNENKSTSIYQLVSQLPLPEDYAQQELRFVINMCVNEIIY
- the LOC126917375 gene encoding nuclear pore complex protein Nup98-Nup96 isoform X4; its protein translation is MFGQTGNTSFSSFNTPTQSSPFGQSAFGKPITTTSFGSGATPVFGSGNTSLFSSKPAGSTTGGLFGNTTTPPAFTQPSFGGFGTTNTNTNLFGSQQNASTNLFGTNTATSAFGQSNKPAGFGFGTTSGTNLFGQPQQSTQQTTPFGQSSTTGNTNLFGTTPGFGNTNTATTSITGTVVKFSPMITTDSMSKNGISHTISVRHCCIATMKEYESKSYEELRFEDYSVGRKGPSTGIFGAPAQPSPFGNAGAGFGGMSAGFGATTQSGSSGLFGKPISTFGTPSTTTTNNFAFNSTPSTNLFGTNTQNKPFGILSTAAAPTPLFPTSNTNQTAGTGFGGINTGQNTAFGSAFGSTQPNQSLFNQNKSAFNAPSTSSSTGFSTFGQTPMSNTGTPLFCSKSTGTIGFGVNSTFGSTAPSTFGTAPGFTAGQNSGTSLFNTPFKPAGQTSGFSFGSTSTPSSGLGTNTGLMLGSGSTLFGQQKSGGLFGNSGNNAPFNASGSFGSSTFGNNTNVGTGIGTGLLGAGNTTNQVKSSGTVPVHQQILALVSAPFGDSPLLKNLLPASGKTEELLKPANAPSKLMNGQQYKVTADNKSPKIKAKVVTPAQLSKKSMFEGLEEEDPLSEAFQPRPNAKRLVLRPKSISNSIVPSPTESSQTVGRNLQSSGKGEEKSSVTNTYIENTTIETVDKENHSQDNNRQLVNDRRSSLSWLKTSLPRNAKNLDEESYEAQQSLFSSPNALSEEMINNTVTELRPYANANSSNQKCSEINTSVDTSLKNSSLVDKSCTDIVTQNSDSSQELDDSSFSTLQTSNWKPNAAKVTLKRAGYYTIPPLDKLDEYVRGETCIVPNFTVGREDYGNVYFPESFDIYGLNLDEIVHFRHKEVIIYPDDEKKPPSGEGLNRKAQVTLDQVWPHDKSLHKPITDPRRLAAMDYEEKLRRVSAKHDTRFLEYRPETGSWVFKVDHFSKYGLSDSDEEDNNVPTANDTKRLKLCATQQKCATKQEQSKVVSNKDTSKANDLKTANTDYSDLDTRGFLLEAIISRRSFRTDQNREKQLPISPTGENARILGTDSHKLQLMKASFFDGSDEEINEAYDQESNRALFLSDRRNSLRCFTNTPQKLDEDQNYEAIYSPMLRSNLAIHRTPTIAYEEPTLSKTDSKLKRSMDIVAKTSTIYEKGLPDPSITPVTIILRCISEVIPLSQSIIHKLESRSVADIGIQMGRRFKPSWGRGLTLLTLSTKKQADDVQLNNSFEQIGSYVCGRSPEDTTSVGIVQRIQILGGSGSGEERIKTFKESIEGHLKIQLSHRVMNPDGDCLIFDVDTDINKASMALHAHCSLAEEFAEQFATDSFASYVANVWKLCVALWGNLPDINVATENSEDHSVVIARREAIGEWLRNVIRKTLVLEDADINYETKILLLLSAFELEEACKIAREMGDHCLALLMAQLCSGMPIKVLTQQQIALWQNAGVDENLSLDRLKLFALVAGEPPSKHCPINVCEGFDWKRALAVHLWYFSSPTASIRDVLDIYEASFDTTKTNDVYTSIPKPEYKGNNFELEINNGKPIYDLCFHLLKLFCTGNHTLGELLNPATHTADPMDYRLSWLMQQVLLALGYSHLSEHVAILTHVNFATQLEAYDLWHWAIFVMLHLKDATKRKTAVMNLLQRHVEIDDASDCPDFIERETFLREELGIPSIWIHHAKAVKSYVAKRYGKAAFYFIQAEQWNKAHEIIIEYLAADVIINENYDYLRSLLRPLTPLECSSTISGWTYQGQLLWEYMEITMNVESLLRSADPRGISSKLESLKQRLSSLPSKINQFPCLTAKHRLCQAEIAKRTIHLARSLLQLNENKSTSIYQLVSQLPLPEDYAQQELRFVINMCVNEIIY
- the LOC126917375 gene encoding nuclear pore complex protein Nup98-Nup96 isoform X5, with product MFGQTGNTSFSSFNTPTQSSPFGQSAFGKPITTTSFGSGATPVFGSGNTSLFSSKPAGSTTGGLFGNTTTPPAFTQPSFGGFGTTNTNTNLFGSQQNASTNLFGTNTATSAFGQSNKPAGFGFGTTSGTNLFGQPQQSTQQTTPFGQSSTTGNTNLFGTTPGFGNTNTATTSITGTVVKFSPMITTDSMSKNGISHTISVRHCCIATMKEYESKSYEELRFEDYSVGRKGPSTGIFGAPAQPSPFGNAGAGTSTATTGFGGMSAGFGATTQSGSSGLFGKPISTFGTPSTTTTNNFAFNSTPSTNLFGTNTQNKPFGSFGGINTGQNTAFGSAFGSTQPNQSLFNQNKSAFNAPSTSSSTGFSTFGQTPMSNTGTPLFCSKSTGTIGFGVNSTFGSTAPSTFGTAPGFTAGQNSGTSLFNTPFKPAGQTSGFSFGSTSTPSSGLGTNTGLMLGSGSTLFGQQKSGGLFGNSGNNAPFNASGSFGSSTFGNNTNVGTGIGTGLLGAGNTTNQVKSSGTVPVHQQILALVSAPFGDSPLLKNLLPASGKTEELLKPANAPSKLMNGQQYKVTADNKSPKIKAKVVTPAQLSKKSMFEGLEEEDPLSEAFQPRPNAKRLVLRPKSISNSIVPSPTESSQTVGRNLQSSGKGEEKSSVTNTYIENTTIETVDKENHSQDNNRQLVNDRRSSLSWLKTSLPRNAKNLDEESYEAQQSLFSSPNALSEEMINNTVTELRPYANANSSNQKCSEINTSVDTSLKNSSLVDKSCTDIVTQNSDSSQELDDSSFSTLQTSNWKPNAAKVTLKRAGYYTIPPLDKLDEYVRGETCIVPNFTVGREDYGNVYFPESFDIYGLNLDEIVHFRHKEVIIYPDDEKKPPSGEGLNRKAQVTLDQVWPHDKSLHKPITDPRRLAAMDYEEKLRRVSAKHDTRFLEYRPETGSWVFKVDHFSKYGLSDSDEEDNNVPTANDTKRLKLCATQQKCATKQEQSKVVSNKDTSKANDLKTANTDYSDLDTRGFLLEAIISRRSFRTDQNREKQLPISPTGENARILGTDSHKLQLMKASFFDGSDEEINEAYDQESNRALFLSDRRNSLRCFTNTPQKLDEDQNYEAIYSPMLRSNLAIHRTPTIAYEEPTLSKTDSKLKRSMDIVAKTSTIYEKGLPDPSITPVTIILRCISEVIPLSQSIIHKLESRSVADIGIQMGRRFKPSWGRGLTLLTLSTKKQADDVQLNNSFEQIGSYVCGRSPEDTTSVGIVQRIQILGGSGSGEERIKTFKESIEGHLKIQLSHRVMNPDGDCLIFDVDTDINKASMALHAHCSLAEEFAEQFATDSFASYVANVWKLCVALWGNLPDINVATENSEDHSVVIARREAIGEWLRNVIRKTLVLEDADINYETKILLLLSAFELEEACKIAREMGDHCLALLMAQLCSGMPIKVLTQQQIALWQNAGVDENLSLDRLKLFALVAGEPPSKHCPINVCEGFDWKRALAVHLWYFSSPTASIRDVLDIYEASFDTTKTNDVYTSIPKPEYKGNNFELEINNGKPIYDLCFHLLKLFCTGNHTLGELLNPATHTADPMDYRLSWLMQQVLLALGYSHLSEHVAILTHVNFATQLEAYDLWHWAIFVMLHLKDATKRKTAVMNLLQRHVEIDDASDCPDFIERETFLREELGIPSIWIHHAKAVKSYVAKRYGKAAFYFIQAEQWNKAHEIIIEYLAADVIINENYDYLRSLLRPLTPLECSSTISGWTYQGQLLWEYMEITMNVESLLRSADPRGISSKLESLKQRLSSLPSKINQFPCLTAKHRLCQAEIAKRTIHLARSLLQLNENKSTSIYQLVSQLPLPEDYAQQELRFVINMCVNEIIY
- the LOC126917375 gene encoding nuclear pore complex protein Nup98-Nup96 isoform X1; this translates as MFGQTGNTSFSSFNTPTQSSPFGQSAFGKPITTTSFGSGATPVFGSGNTSLFSSKPAGSTTGGLFGNTTTPPAFTQPSFGGFGTTNTNTNLFGSQQNASTNLFGTNTATSAFGQSNKPAGFGFGTTSGTNLFGQPQQSTQQTTPFGQSSTTGNTNLFGTTPGFGNTNTATTSITGTVVKFSPMITTDSMSKNGISHTISVRHCCIATMKEYESKSYEELRFEDYSVGRKGPSTGIFGAPAQPSPFGNAGAGTSTATTGFGGMSAGFGATTQSGSSGLFGKPISTFGTPSTTTTNNFAFNSTPSTNLFGTNTQNKPFGILSTAAAPTPLFPTSNTNQTAGTGFGGINTGQNTAFGSAFGSTQPNQSLFNQNKSAFNAPSTSSSTGFSTFGQTPMSNTGTPLFCSKSTGTIGFGVNSTFGSTAPSTFGTAPGFTAGQNSGTSLFNTPFKPAGQTSGFSFGSTSTPSSGLGTNTGLMLGSGSTLFGQQKSGGLFGNSGNNAPFNASGSFGSSTFGNNTNVGTGIGTGLLGAGNTTNQVKSSGTVPVHQQILALVSAPFGDSPLLKNLLPASGKTEELLKPANAPSKLMNGQQYKVTADNKSPKIKAKVVTPAQLSKKSMFEGLEEEDPLSEAFQPRPNAKRLVLRPKSISNSIVPSPTESSQTVGRNLQSSGKGEEKSSVTNTYIENTTIETVDKENHSQDNNRQLVNDRRSSLSWLKTSLPRNAKNLDEESYEAQQSLFSSPNALSEEMINNTVTELRPYANANSSNQKCSEINTSVDTSLKNSSLVDKSCTDIVTQNSDSSQELDDSSFSTLQTSNWKPNAAKVTLKRAGYYTIPPLDKLDEYVRGETCIVPNFTVGREDYGNVYFPESFDIYGLNLDEIVHFRHKEVIIYPDDEKKPPSGEGLNRKAQVTLDQVWPHDKSLHKPITDPRRLAAMDYEEKLRRVSAKHDTRFLEYRPETGSWVFKVDHFSKYGLSDSDEEDNNVPTANDTKRLKLCATQQKCATKQEQSKVVSNKDTSKANDLKTANTDYSDLDTRGFLLEAIISRRSFRTDQNREKQLPISPTGENARILGTDSHKLQLMKASFFDGSDEEINEAYDQESNRALFLSDRRNSLRCFTNTPQKLDEDQNYEAIYSPMLRSNLAIHRTPTIAYEEPTLSKTDSKLKRSMDIVAKTSTIYEKGLPDPSITPVTIILRCISEVIPLSQSIIHKLESRSVADIGIQMGRRFKPSWGRGLTLLTLSTKKQADDVQLNNSFEQIGSYVCGRSPEDTTSVGIVQRIQILGGSGSGEERIKTFKESIEGHLKIQLSHRVMNPDGDCLIFDVDTDINKASMALHAHCSLAEEFAEQFATDSFASYVANVWKLCVALWGNLPDINVATENSEDHSVVIARREAIGEWLRNVIRKTLVLEDADINYETKILLLLSAFELEEACKIAREMGDHCLALLMAQLCSGMPIKVLTQQQIALWQNAGVDENLSLDRLKLFALVAGEPPSKHCPINVCEGFDWKRALAVHLWYFSSPTASIRDVLDIYEASFDTTKTNDVYTSIPKPEYKGNNFELEINNGKPIYDLCFHLLKLFCTGNHTLGELLNPATHTADPMDYRLSWLMQQVLLALGYSHLSEHVAILTHVNFATQLEAYDLWHWAIFVMLHLKDATKRKTAVMNLLQRHVEIDDASDCPDFIERETFLREELGIPSIWIHHAKAVKSYVAKRYGKAAFYFIQAEQWNKAHEIIIEYLAADVIINENYDYLRSLLRPLTPLECSSTISGWTYQGQLLWEYMEITMNVESLLRSADPRGISSKLESLKQRLSSLPSKINQFPCLTAKHRLCQAEIAKRTIHLARSLLQLNENKSTSIYQLVSQLPLPEDYAQQELRFVINMCVNEIIY